Proteins co-encoded in one Dendropsophus ebraccatus isolate aDenEbr1 chromosome 9, aDenEbr1.pat, whole genome shotgun sequence genomic window:
- the LOC138801639 gene encoding serine protease 33-like isoform X2: MSSATAAWTLLLLGTLGATQECGKPQVSNRIVGGQTAQDGEWPWQVSLRLNGRHYCGGSLISKTWVVSAAHCITSSVTTSTLTVRLGSYQISVPNSHEISVGVKRFIKNPSYVDVGSLGDISLIELVNEVTFTPYILPVCLPTANVNLPMGLMCWVTGWGNIQFGVSLASPQTLQKVQMPLIDTTTCDGLYHLQSSASSSVSIIENDMMCAGYKAGGYDSCQGDSGGPLVCSEKGQWFLTGLVSWGDGCGKANRPGVYTKLTSYANWVKTIASDVEGNILNVTFTSTVNTNAYLAGSDTSRATSIPCVFIVLSIMAILIT, encoded by the exons AATGTGGAAAGCCTCAGGTATCCAATCGGATTGTGGGAGGGCAGACTGCACAGGACGGTGAGTGGCCGTGGCAGGTGAGCTTACGGCTGAATGGCCGTCACTATTGTGGAGGATCCCTCATTAGTAAGACGTGGGTTGTGTCGGCAGCTCACTGTATAACAAG CAGCGTGACGACCTCCACTCTCACCGTCCGTCTTGGTAGTTATCAAATCTCGGTACCAAACTCTCATGAGATCTCTGTGGGTGTGAAGAGATTCATTAAGAATCCCAGTTACGTGGATGTAGGATCATTGGGTGACATCAGCCTCATCGAGCTGGTGAATGAAGTGACCTTCACACCTTACATTCTCCCCGTCTGCCTCCCTACAGCCAACGTAAACCTCCCAATGGGCCTCATGTGTTGGGTCACCGGCTGGGGAAACATTCAATTTGGTG TAAGTCTTGCGAGCCCTCAGACTCTACAGAAAGTGCAGATGCCCCTGATCGATACTACGACCTGCGATGGACTCTATCACCTTCAGTCCTCAGCCAGTAGCTCTGTGTCCATTATCGAAAATGACATGATGTGTGCTGGATATAAAGCAGGGGGATATGACTCTTGTCAG GGTGACTCGGGGGGCCCCTTGGTGTGCTCTGAGAAAGGACAATGGTTCTTGACCGGGTTGGTGAGTTGGGGCGATGGATGTGGCAAGGCGAACCGTCCTGGGGTCTACACCAAACTGACATCTTATGCAAACTGGGTCAAGACCATTGCTTCAGACGTGGAAGGAAATATTCTGAACGTCACCTTCACCAGCACGGTGAATACAAATGCTTACCTGGCCGGCAGCGACACCAGCAGAGCCACCAGCATCCCCTGTGTGTTTATAGTGTTATCCATAATGGCCATACTTATCACCTAG
- the LOC138801878 gene encoding serine protease 33-like has protein sequence MGCALQVRGATSYLILWILLFLLDIMKPRLLQLLQLMTVLVIGLVKRTAAVCGQPSFTQRVVGGKNSALGKWPWQISIIYDNVHLCGGSLISSSWVVTAAHCMSNGEYNVALGALNLTGASTTKVIVPVKSVIIHPIYNGDGTSGDLALLELESPVAFNSNIQPICLPSPNQAFPDGMMCWLTGWGDIAEGVKLSAPYILQEVALPLINSSTCDKMLKDVYNISSSMVLVQDDMICAGYCEGKKDGCQGDSGGPLACELNSFWFLVGIVSWGDGCARPGEPGVYTKVSSFSAWIEEISSLAATSGRKVNATTINVDTFSTKKSWTTTQLLSKDTRRASNQAGSRSNMAAAHILLFLMFLIRTLDLL, from the exons ATGGGATGTGCTCTGCAG GTCCGAGGAGCCACCTCGTACCTCATCCTCTGGATATTGCTCTTCCTCCTGGATATTATGAAGCCTcggctcctgcagctcctccagctgatgACTGTCCTAGTCATAG GTCTTGTGAAGAGAACGGCTGCAG tGTGTGGTCAGCCGTCCTTCACCCAGCGGGTTGTGGGTGGTAAGAACTCAGCTCTGGGGAAGTGGCCCTGGCAGATCAGTATAATATATGATAACGTCCATCTGTGTGGGGGATCCCTCATCTCAAGCTCCTGGGTGGTGACTGCCGCACATTGTATGAG TAATGGAGAATATAATGTGGCATTGGGCGCACTTAACCTTACAGGAGCGAGTACTACGAAGGTTATTGTACCAGTGAAAAGCGTCATCATCCACCCCATATACAATGGAGATGGGACCAGTGGGGATCTGGCCTTGTTAGAACTGGAGAGTCCTGTCGCCTTCAATAGCAACATCCAGCCAATCTGCCTGCCCTCCCCCAACCAGGCGTTCCCAGACGGAATGATGTGCTGGCTGACAGGATGGGGGGATATCGCAGAAGGTG TAAAGTTGTCTGCCCCGTACATCCTGCAAGAGGTGGCCCTTCCTCTTATCAACTCCTCCACGTGTgacaaaatgttgaaagacgTCTACAACATCAGTTCTTCCATGGTCCTTGTGCAAGATGATATGATCTGTGCCGGCTACTGTGAAGGCAAGAAAGATGGCTGCCAG GGGGATTCGGGTGGTCCATTGGCATGTGAACTTAATAGTTTTTGGTTTCTTGTTGGGATTGTGAGCTGGGGCGATGGTTGTGCCAGACCAGGAGAACCCGGCGTCTACACCAAAGTCTCCAGCTTCTCAGCCTGGATAGAGGAAATCTCGAGTCTTGCTGCAACATCTGGGAGAAAAGTCAATGCGACAACCATCAATGTTGATACGTTCAGCACAAAGAAGTCATGGACAACCACTCAACTCTTATCCAAAGACACCCGAAGAGCCAGCAACCAGGCAGGGTCGAGGTCTAACATGGCTGCCGCACACATCCTGCTCTTCCTCATGTTCCTCATCAGGACACTAGACCTTTTGTAA